From a single Capsicum annuum cultivar UCD-10X-F1 chromosome 12, UCD10Xv1.1, whole genome shotgun sequence genomic region:
- the LOC107850375 gene encoding beta-D-glucosyl crocetin beta-1,6-glucosyltransferase-like, translating into MATEVTELRKTLRVLMFPFLAYGHITPFLDLSKKLADRGFLICLCSTPINLKSTKPKIPEKYSDSIQLVELHLAELPELPPHYHTTNGLPPHLNHTLQKALKMSKPNFAKILQNLKPDLVIYDVLQQWAENVAKEQNIPAVRLGISGAAAISYFFNLVRKQGVGFPFPAIYLRKIEQVKMREMSAKYAKDKQPDDVDVFVDGNTKIILMSTSRTIEAKYIDFLLEVSNWKVFPVGSPVQDPITSDVDKVEVIDWLGMKDENSTVFVSFGSEHFLSKEDMEEMAFGLELSNVNFIWVARFPMGEEQNLEDALPKGFLERIGDRGRVLDKFAPQPRILNHPSTGGFISHCGWNSVMESIDFGVPIIAVPIRNDQPINARLMVELGVAVEIVRDDDGKIHQGEIAETLKDVITGKTGENLRAKVRDISKNLKSIRGKEMDVAANELIQLCKKSIAQS; encoded by the coding sequence ATGGCTACAGAAGTAACAGAGCTTCGTAAAACATTGAGGGTCCTGATGTTCCCATTTTTGGCTTATGGACACATCACTCCATTTCTCGACTTATCCAAGAAACTCGCGGATAGAGGATTCTTGATTTGCCTTTGTTCTACGCCCATCAATCTCAAATCCACCAAGCCAAAAATCCCCGAAAAATACTCTGATTCAATTCAGCTTGTCGAACTTCATTTAGCAGAATTGCCTGAACTTCCTCCTCATTATCATACGACAAATGGTCTCCCACCCCATCTCAATCACACACTTCAAAAGGCCCTGAAAATGTCCAAACCAAACTTCGCAAAAATCTTGCAAAATCTGAAACCTGATTTGGTCATTTATGATGTATTGCAGCAATGGGCTGAAAACGTAGCGAAAGAACAAAACATTCCAGCAGTCAGGCTCGGGATTTCTGGTGCAGCTGcgatttcatattttttcaacttAGTAAGGAAACAAGGCGTTGGATTCCCTTTTCCTGCTATATACCTCAGGAAAATCGAGCAAGTAAAAATGCGCGAAATGTCGGCAAAATATGCTAAAGATAAACAACCTGATGATGTGGATGTTTTTGTTGATGGAAATACAAAAATCATACTGATGAGTACCTCTAGAACAATAGAGGCCAAATACATAGATTTTCTCTTAGAAGTGAGCAATTGGAAAGTTTTTCCAGTTGGTTCACCTGTCCAAGATCCGATCACTAGTGACGTGGATAAAGTGGAGGTCATTGATTGGCTAGGAATGAAAGATGAGAATTCAACTGTTTTTGTCTCCTTTGGGAGTGAGCATTTCTTGTCAAAAGAAGACATGGAGGAAATGGCTTTCGGGTTGGAGCTAAGTAATGTTAATTTCATATGGGTTGCGAGATTCCCAATGGGAGAAGAGCAAAATCTTGAAGATGCTTTACCAAAAGGCTTTCTCGAAAGAATTGGAGATAGGGGAAGAGTTTTGGATAAATTTGCACCACAACCAAGAATTCTAAATCATCCAAGTACCGGAGGATTTATAAGTCATTGTGGTTGGAATTCAGTAATGGAAAGTATAGATTTTGGAGTTCCTATTATAGCGGTGCCTATACGTAATGATCAGCCAATTAATGCTAGGTTGATGGTAGAATTGGGAGTTGCAGTGGAGATTGTTAGAGATGATGATGGAAAAATTCACCAAGGAGAAATTGCAGAAACTCTTAAAGACGTCATAACAGGGAAAACAGGGGAAAATCTGAGGGCCAAAGTGAGAGATATCAGCAAGAATTTGAAATCTATAAGAGGTAAAGAGATGGACGTTGCTGCTAATGAGCTAATTCAACTTTGTAAGAAGAGTATAGCACAAAGTTGA